A single region of the Microbulbifer sp. MKSA007 genome encodes:
- a CDS encoding SirB2 family protein: protein MIDYALIKHVHMTAAALSILLFTIRVGLEFSHNTGWRNGPLRWVPHLNDTLLLAAAAGLVVLGSWNPGTSPWLGAKVALVFGYIIAGVFALRPNFSKPIRITACVLAFLQVVAIFYLAMHKPSL from the coding sequence ATGATTGATTATGCCCTTATAAAACACGTCCACATGACCGCCGCAGCGCTCAGTATCCTGCTGTTTACCATCAGAGTGGGATTGGAGTTCAGCCACAACACGGGCTGGCGAAATGGCCCCCTGCGCTGGGTGCCACACCTCAACGACACTTTGCTGTTAGCTGCGGCTGCCGGACTGGTGGTTCTCGGCAGCTGGAACCCGGGTACATCACCCTGGCTAGGAGCGAAAGTAGCCCTGGTATTTGGCTACATTATTGCTGGCGTCTTTGCTTTGCGCCCCAACTTTTCCAAGCCAATCAGAATCACTGCCTGTGTACTTGCCTTCCTGCAAGTAGTCGCTATTTTCTATCTGGCGATGCACAAGCCCAGCTTGTAA
- a CDS encoding alanine/glycine:cation symporter family protein has translation MQDFLDHFTTLIEWANLLAWGGVGGIWWLGILILGLLPAGLYFSIRTRFIQFRHFGHMVKVMIRGIHKENENSVTAFQAFATSAAARIGTGNIAGVAVAITAGGPGAVFWMWLVALLGMATSLVENTLAQTYKERGDVPGAFRGGPAYYIEKGLGPQWKWLSLTFSVFLMICYGFTFNAVQSNTMAAALYGAWGVSPLWVGFFIALFAGIIVFGGIRSIARFAGIVVPFMAIGYLLVAFYVLVANIAELPGVLLEILANAFGFQEAGAGAFGAAVANGIKRGLFSNEAGLGSSPNVAAAADVKHPMVQGYVQMASVFLDTIIICTSTAAIILVADVFMVGNLEGVELVQDALASEVGTWGSSFIATALMFFAFTSIIGNYYYGETNIYYLYHTRTSILCYRLLFLMFVLFGAWVADTGSAENFVFLWRMADVSMGFMASANLIAILLLSGVAFKVMADYESQLSSGVREPVFNGSKFKIKGIEHDVWG, from the coding sequence ATGCAAGATTTTCTGGATCATTTCACTACCCTAATAGAGTGGGCAAACTTGCTCGCCTGGGGTGGCGTCGGTGGCATCTGGTGGCTTGGAATCTTGATTTTAGGATTGCTGCCGGCGGGGCTCTACTTTTCTATTCGCACTCGCTTTATACAATTTCGTCACTTTGGTCATATGGTCAAAGTCATGATTCGTGGCATCCATAAGGAAAATGAAAATTCAGTAACCGCATTTCAGGCATTTGCCACTAGCGCAGCTGCGAGAATCGGCACCGGGAATATTGCTGGTGTGGCTGTGGCTATAACCGCTGGCGGGCCCGGAGCGGTGTTTTGGATGTGGCTGGTGGCCTTGCTGGGGATGGCTACCAGTTTGGTGGAGAATACTCTCGCGCAAACTTACAAAGAGCGCGGCGATGTTCCCGGGGCGTTTCGCGGCGGGCCTGCCTATTATATTGAAAAGGGGCTGGGACCACAGTGGAAATGGCTGTCCCTGACTTTTTCAGTTTTTCTCATGATTTGTTACGGATTTACCTTTAATGCTGTGCAGTCAAATACGATGGCTGCCGCATTGTATGGGGCTTGGGGTGTAAGCCCTTTATGGGTGGGTTTTTTTATTGCGCTCTTTGCCGGGATTATTGTTTTTGGCGGTATTCGTTCAATTGCGCGCTTTGCCGGTATTGTTGTCCCTTTTATGGCAATAGGTTACTTGTTGGTAGCATTCTATGTGTTGGTCGCCAATATTGCTGAATTACCTGGGGTGCTGTTGGAAATTCTGGCAAATGCCTTCGGGTTTCAGGAGGCTGGGGCGGGGGCCTTTGGTGCGGCGGTGGCCAATGGAATCAAGCGGGGCCTGTTTTCCAATGAAGCTGGACTTGGCTCCTCGCCCAATGTCGCTGCTGCTGCAGATGTAAAACACCCAATGGTGCAGGGATACGTGCAAATGGCATCGGTATTTCTCGATACCATTATTATCTGCACTTCCACGGCAGCCATTATCTTGGTGGCAGATGTCTTTATGGTCGGTAATTTGGAAGGGGTTGAGTTGGTTCAAGACGCACTGGCGAGCGAGGTGGGTACCTGGGGAAGTAGTTTTATTGCTACGGCATTGATGTTTTTTGCTTTTACATCAATTATCGGTAATTACTATTACGGCGAGACCAATATTTATTACCTCTACCATACCCGAACATCCATTTTATGTTATCGGCTATTGTTTTTAATGTTCGTGCTTTTTGGGGCTTGGGTGGCAGATACGGGAAGTGCGGAAAACTTTGTCTTTCTTTGGCGTATGGCCGATGTCTCGATGGGTTTTATGGCATCGGCAAACCTTATAGCTATCTTACTTTTGTCTGGTGTGGCCTTTAAGGTAATGGCAGATTACGAGAGTCAGTTGTCTTCCGGGGTGCGTGAGCCGGTGTTCAATGGGAGTAAATTTAAAATAAAAGGCATTGAGCACGATGTTTGGGGTTGA
- a CDS encoding DUF5992 family protein gives MCSVNGWASGGYIAQSVEITAVANTAANGMSFTVKTANGNGLCSGESITFPLSVAGNAGNNEEIHSRAYAAALTALTTGKKVSIYSYEDSSVCNRAAFIEIFK, from the coding sequence CTGTGTTCGGTAAATGGTTGGGCTTCCGGTGGATATATAGCCCAAAGTGTCGAGATTACGGCAGTCGCAAATACCGCAGCAAATGGTATGTCGTTTACGGTGAAGACTGCTAATGGTAATGGCTTGTGTAGCGGTGAGTCCATAACCTTTCCGTTATCAGTGGCAGGTAATGCAGGGAATAATGAGGAGATTCATAGTCGGGCTTACGCTGCTGCCCTTACTGCGCTGACCACTGGTAAAAAAGTTTCTATATATAGCTATGAGGACTCTTCAGTTTGCAATCGCGCGGCCTTTATTGAAATCTTTAAGTAA
- a CDS encoding response regulator receiver protein, with the protein MLRLKAFICLFLLSFSAVAEEVWFTSTITRVYPHGDGHFVITFADDSPGCPSGIDPKYHRVKVGENGVTEVGLNLMFSAALAGAAAGKEVRINFDGSSSTCYINRLFVKY; encoded by the coding sequence GTGTTAAGGCTTAAAGCTTTTATTTGCTTGTTTTTACTTTCTTTTTCTGCTGTTGCGGAGGAAGTTTGGTTTACTTCAACGATCACAAGGGTATATCCCCATGGAGATGGTCATTTCGTTATAACTTTTGCCGACGACTCTCCCGGCTGTCCAAGCGGTATTGACCCCAAGTACCATCGGGTAAAAGTTGGGGAGAATGGTGTGACTGAGGTAGGGTTAAACCTGATGTTTAGTGCGGCTTTAGCGGGAGCTGCAGCAGGGAAGGAAGTTCGAATTAATTTTGATGGTAGCAGTAGCACCTGTTATATAAATAGATTGTTTGTTAAATATTGA
- a CDS encoding response regulator receiver protein: MLRLNAFIFLIVFSFPAVAEEVWFTSTITKVYPHGDGRFVVTFDDDSSACINGNDPKHHWVVLGENGVTQQGLKLMFSAALAGAAAGKEVTINFDDSTNWCYISRLFVRY; the protein is encoded by the coding sequence ATGTTAAGGTTAAATGCTTTTATTTTTCTAATTGTTTTTTCATTTCCTGCAGTTGCGGAGGAGGTTTGGTTTACTTCAACGATTACGAAAGTATACCCTCACGGGGATGGTCGGTTTGTTGTAACTTTTGATGACGATTCTAGTGCTTGTATTAATGGTAATGACCCAAAGCACCATTGGGTGGTGCTGGGGGAGAATGGTGTTACACAACAAGGGCTAAAATTGATGTTTAGTGCAGCTTTGGCAGGAGCGGCAGCAGGGAAAGAGGTTACAATTAATTTTGATGATAGTACTAACTGGTGCTATATAAGTAGATTGTTTGTTCGATATTGA
- a CDS encoding M91 family zinc metallopeptidase, whose amino-acid sequence MGLCIDSSNITFITQVRAALNTLVGGVGTALTYTQERYRTGGRHVLRITEGVGILTAAGLRANSTTLLRRLITSRHDTRITEHHALGFRPDQWLMDQVWSGFKSYLPLVSPDRGFMAKVMSSGSSGVVMWNNTALQTANLANNGTVAMGNCPSYITLAHELVHADRCNRGRYLSGSANSTFLADERQAPMGRVLRQQNAPLTMARIANGGLNIVYNNITIPNRNNLISTRTSGWIWVGGSMELREEIATVGLSDDDGNVPTDPLAINENMIRAEHGVAQRMKYGQIRNLN is encoded by the coding sequence ATGGGACTCTGCATTGACTCCAGTAATATCACGTTTATCACACAAGTAAGGGCTGCCCTGAATACTCTTGTCGGCGGTGTCGGTACCGCGCTTACCTATACACAGGAGCGATACCGAACAGGGGGGCGACATGTGCTGCGAATTACAGAGGGAGTTGGTATTTTGACTGCAGCTGGCTTGAGGGCAAACAGCACCACTCTGCTACGCCGACTAATTACCAGCCGCCACGACACCAGAATTACTGAGCACCACGCTCTCGGATTTCGTCCCGACCAGTGGCTGATGGATCAGGTATGGAGCGGCTTTAAGAGCTACCTCCCACTAGTAAGCCCGGACAGAGGCTTTATGGCCAAAGTGATGAGCAGCGGCTCCAGCGGCGTTGTAATGTGGAACAATACAGCCCTGCAAACCGCCAACCTGGCCAACAACGGCACCGTGGCAATGGGTAATTGCCCAAGCTATATCACCCTGGCCCATGAATTGGTCCACGCTGACCGCTGTAATCGCGGGCGATACCTGTCGGGAAGTGCAAATTCCACTTTCCTGGCCGATGAACGCCAGGCTCCCATGGGTAGAGTGCTCCGCCAGCAAAATGCTCCCTTAACCATGGCCCGCATTGCCAATGGCGGTCTAAATATTGTTTATAACAATATAACTATCCCAAACCGCAACAACCTGATCTCAACCAGGACTAGCGGCTGGATTTGGGTAGGTGGCTCCATGGAATTGCGTGAGGAGATCGCCACTGTCGGGCTCAGTGACGATGACGGTAATGTACCTACTGACCCGCTAGCCATTAACGAAAATATGATTCGGGCTGAACATGGCGTAGCCCAACGGATGAAGTATGGCCAGATCAGAAACCTGAACTAA